The Perca fluviatilis chromosome 2, GENO_Pfluv_1.0, whole genome shotgun sequence genome includes a region encoding these proteins:
- the LOC120553566 gene encoding extracellular calcium-sensing receptor-like produces the protein MLGGIFSFHSSWINRQDSYTQKPLPLECTSLNFRGFQYSQAMLFAIEEINNSTELLPGISLGYKIYDVCGSIARGVRVTLSLANGNEVLSSLSAPCTRPAQVQAIMGETSSSPCMAIATVIGPFHIPMISHFATCACLSDKTKYPSFLRTIPSDYYQSRALAQLVWHFGWTWVGAIRTNDDYGNNGMAIFTETAQHLGICLEYSVAFFRTDPPEKIQKIISMIKASTSKVIVAFLSHMDMDVLIHELSDHNLTGYQWVGSESWIFDSQIAVMDINHILDGAVGLSIPKAHVSGMREFMLDVKPLNSSSNEMFSEFWETLFNCKFKQSKTSARNQRECTGHEDLTGVQNSFTDMSLMPIFNNVYKGVYAVAHALHNILSCNKTCNNVVQLDPLTILQHIKMIQFKTKEGDEVYFNENGDPAAKYEIINWQPTEHGIADFVTVGLYDASLPADKQLNLQNKSLIWAHNSKQVPLSVCSEKCPPGTRKVLQKGKPVCCYDCLRCAEGEMSNITDSITCVRCHPEFWSNERRDACVKKEAEFLSYEEVMGALLTAASLSGTCITAVVAFIFFRYRKTPIVRANNSELSFLLLFSLTLCFLCSLTFIGRPSEWSCMLRHTAFGITFVLCISCVLGKTIVVLMAFRATLPGSNVMKWFGPAQQKLSVLGFTLIQIIICILWLTISPPFPFKNFDEFKHKIILECALGSAVGFWAVLGYIGILAMLCFILAFLARKLPDNFNEAKFITFSMLIFCAVWITFIPAYVSSPGKFSVAVEIFAILASSFGLLFCIFIPKCYIILLKPDKNTKKNMMGKETPKSF, from the exons ATGCTGGGGGGAATCTTCTCTTTCCACAGCAGCTGGATAAACAGACAGGACAGCTACACACAAAAACCCCTGCCACTGGAATGCACCAG TTTGAATTTCAGAGGTTTCCAGTATTCCCAGGCTATGCTCTTCGCCATAGAGGAGATTAATAACAGCACAGAACTACTGCCTGGTATCTCTCTGGGCTATAAGATCTATGATGTCTGTGGCTCCATTGCCAGAGGTGTGAGGGTTACACTGTCCTTGGCTAATGGTAATGAGGTATTATCTTCACTCTCTGCCCCATGTACCAGACCTGCCCAAGTGCAGGCCATTATGGGAGAGACTTCGTCCTCTCCTTGCATGGCTATAGCTACTGTCATTGGACCCTTTCATATCCCAATG atCAGCCACTTTGCTACTTGTGCTTGTCTGAGTGATAAAACCAAGTACCCATCCTTCCTCAGGACAATACCCAGTGATTACTACCAGAGCAGAGCTCTGGCCCAGTTGGTGTGGCACTTTGGTTGGACTTGGGTTGGAGCTATTAGAACAAATGATGATTATGGTAACAATGGCATGGCCATATTCACAGAAACCGCCCAGCATCTGGGCATCTGTCTGGAGTACTCTGTAGCTTTCTTTAGAACAGATCCACcagaaaaaatacaaaagataATTTCCATGATCAAGGCATCCACTTCCAAAGTTATTGTCGCTTTCCTTTCCCACATGGATATGGATGTGCTAATTCATGAGTTGTCCGACCATAACCTGACTGGGTACCAGTGGGTAGGCAGTGAGAGCTGGATCTTTGATTCCCAAATTGCAGTCATGGATATTAATCACATTCTGGATGGTGCTGTAGGCCTGTCCATCCCCAAAGCACATGTCAGTGGTATGAGAGAGTTCATGTTGGATGTGAAGCCGCTCAATTCATCTAGtaatgaaatgttttcagaGTTTTGGGAGACATTATTTAACTGTAAATTCAAACAGTCAAAAACTTCAGCAAGGAATCAGAGAGAATGTACTGGCCATGAAGATCTGACTGGAGTGCAAAACAGCTTCACTGATATGTCGCTCATGCCTATCTTTAACAATGTCTATAAAGGAGTGTATGCTGTGGCCCACGCACTTCATAATATTCTCAGCTGTAACAAAACCTGTAACAACGTGGTGCAGCTAGATCCATTGACG ATTTTACAGCACATAAAAATGATTCAGTTCAAAACTAAGGAAGGAGATGAGGTTTACTTTAATGAGAATGGAGACCCAGCAGCAAAGTATGAAATTATAAACTGGCAGCCAACAGAACATGGCATTGCGGACTTTGTCACAGTTGGTCTTTATGATGCATCTTTACCAGCAGACAAACAGCTGAATCTGCAAAATAAGTCTTTAATTTGGGCACATAACTCAAAACAG GTGCCTTTGTCAGTTTGCAGTGAGAAATGTCCTCCAGGAACTCGCAAGGTTCTCCAGAAAGGAAAGCCTGTCTGCTGCTATGACTGTTTAAGATGTGCAGAGGGAGAAATGAGCAACATTACAG attCCATCACCTGTGTACGATGCCACCCTGAGTTCTGGTCAAATGAGAGAAGAGATGCTtgtgtgaagaaggaggcagagTTTCTATCATATGAAGAGGTTATGGGAGCGCTGCTCACTGCAGCATCCTTATCTGGAACATGCATCACTGCTGTTGTGGCGTTCATTTTCTTCAGATACAGGAAAACTCCTATAGTCAGGGCCAACAACTCTGAGCTGAGCTTCCTGCTGCTCTTCTCCTTGActctgtgtttcctgtgttcTCTGACCTTCATAGGCCGGCCCTCTGAGTGGTCCTGCATGCTGCGACACACGGCATTCGGCATCACTTTTGTTCTCTGTATCTCTTGTGTTCTGGGGAAAACTATAGTGGTGTTAATGGCCTTCAGGGCCACACTTCCAGGTAGTAATGTCATGAAATGGTTTGGGCCTGCACAGCAGAAACTCAGTGTTCTGGGTTTCACCCTTATACAAATTATCATATGTATCCTCTGGTTAACAATTTCTCCTCCTTTTCCATTTAAGAATTTTGATGAATTTAAGCACAAAATCATCTTAGAGTGTGCTCTGGGCTCAGCTGTAGGTTTTTGGGCTGTACTTGGGTACATAGGAATCCTGGCCATGTTATGTTTCATTCTTGCTTTTCTAGCCCGGAAACTGCCTGATAATTTCAATGAAGCCAAATTTATCACCTTTAGCATGCTGATATTCTGCGCAGTATGGATCACTTTTATCCCAGCATATGTCAGCTCTCCTGGGAAGTTCAGTGTTGCTGTGGAGATATTTGCTATTCTTGCTTCCAGTTTTGGACTgctcttttgtatttttattccaaaatgttATATTATCTTACTGAAACCTGACAAGAACACAAAAAAGAATATGATGGGGAAGGAGACACCaaaatcattttga